One window of Quercus robur chromosome 12, dhQueRobu3.1, whole genome shotgun sequence genomic DNA carries:
- the LOC126710187 gene encoding uncharacterized protein LOC126710187 produces MKPESNSAASSSSSASSSTTPSPSGKRARDPEDEIYLDNLHSHKRYLSEIMASSLNGLTVGDPLSDNLMESPARSESMFYPRDEMSFQYSPMLEDWDDSRFCENPINTCSSQPDSVPTSPVSPYRYQRPLNGFFSSPSTSSHPSHGCAMAPVTSTQPRQRGSDSEGRFPSSPSDICHSADLRRAALLRSVQMRTQSPGPLSYELPFGSGQDPVPNIEAEERPCSYMKSLVDEREYQIEECSSMGLPESEFNQDSSCEVVNMNVKGGDSED; encoded by the exons atgaagcCTGAATCGAACTCAGcagcttcttcatcttcatctgcATCTTCATCAACAACACCATCACCTTCTGGAAAGCGAGCTAGAGATCCTGAAGATGAGATTTACCTCGACAACCTTCACTCTCACAAACGCTACCTCAGCGAG ATAATGGCGTCCAGTTTGAATGGATTGACCGTTGGAGACCCACTTTCTGATAATCTCATGGAATCTCCAGCCAGGTCTGAAAGCATGTTTTATCCCAG GGATGAGATGTCCTTTCAATATTCACCAATGTTAGAAGACTGGGATGACTCTCGATTTTGTGAGAACCCTATAAATACATGCTCCTCCCAACCTGACAGCGTACCCACCAGTCCTGTCTCTCCATACAGGTATCAAAGACCACTTAATGGGTTCTTTTCTTCACCTTCCACTAGTTCACACCCTTCACATGGTTGTGCCATGGCTCCTGTCACAAGCACACAGCCTCGCCAACGAGGCTCAGATTCTGAGGGCCGGTTCCCATCATCACCTAGTGATATATGCCACTCAGCTGACTTGAGGAGGGCTGCTCTCTTGCGGTCTGTGCAGATGAGAACACAGTCTCCTGGCCCATTATCTTATGAACTGCCATTTGGTTCAGGACAAGACCCTGTACCTAATATAGAAGCTGAAGAGCGACCATGCTCATACATGAAGTCTTTGGTTGATGAGAGGGAGTATCAAATTGAGGAGTGTTCTTCAATGGGACTGCCAGAGTCTGAGTTTAATCAAGATAGCTCCTGCGAAGTGGTGAATATGAATGTTAAAGGGGGTGATTCTGAGGATTAG
- the LOC126710189 gene encoding probable protein disulfide-isomerase A6 yields MGKLVQICVGLAFLALSLSSIAVADDVVVLTEENFEKEVGQDRAALVEFYAPWCGHCKKLAPEYEKLGATFKKAKSVLIAKVDCDDQKSLCSKYDVSGYPTLKWFPKGSLEPKKYEGPRTTEALAEFVNTEGGTNVKIAAIPSNVVVLTSDNFGEVVLDETKDVLVEFYAPWCGHCKNLAPTYEKVATAFKLEEDVVIANVDADKYKDLGEKYGVSGFPTLKFFPKGNKAGEEYEGGRDLEDFVAFINEKSGTSRDAKGQLTSKAGIVESLDALVKEFIAASNEEKKAVFARIQEEAEKLTGSSARYGKIYSKAAKSCLEKGADYAKNEIERIHRILDKSISPAKADEFTLKKNVLSSFA; encoded by the exons ATGGGAAAGCTTGTTCAGATCTGTGTAGGCTTGGCCTTTTTAGCTTTATCACTATCATCCATAGCGGTAGCAGACGACGTCGTTGTGCTCACCGAAGAAAACTTCGAGAAAGAGGTCGGTCAAGACAGAGCAGCTCTCGTCGAATTCTACGCTCCTtg GTGTGGACATTGTAAAAAGCTTGCTCCAGAGTATGAGAAGCTTGGCGCAACCTTTAAAAAGGCCAAGTCTGTTTTGATCGCAAAG GTGGACTGTGATGACCAAAAGAGCTTGTGCAGCAAATACGACGTTTCTGGGTATCCTACACTTAAATGGTTTCCTAAAGGATCTTTGGAACCCAAAAA GTATGAAGGACCACGTACTACAGAAGCCCTTGCTGAGTTTGTGAATACTGAAGGAG GGACTAACGTGAAGATAGCTGCAATTCCATCCAATGTAGTGGTGCTCACATCTGATAATTTTGGTGAGGTTGTTTTGGATGAAACCAAAGATGTTTTGGTTGAGTTCTATGCACCGTG GTGTGGTCATTGCAAGAACCTTGCTCCT ACCTATGAAAAGGTAGCCACTGCATttaaacttgaggaagatgtggTGATTGCTAATGTAGATGCTGACAAATACAAGGATCTAGGGGAAAA GTATGGTGTAAGTGGGTTTCCAACGTTGAAATTCTTCCCAAAGGGCAACAAAGCTGGTGAAGAATATGAGGGTGGCAGAGATTTAGAAGACTTTGTGGCTTTCATCAATGAAAAGAGTGGCACCAGCCGTGATGCAAAGGGACAGCTTACTTCAAAG GCTGGTATAGTTGAGAGTTTAGATGCCTTGGTGAAGGAGTTTATAGCTGCTAGTAATGAAGAGAAGAAAGCAGTCTTTGCTCGGATACAAGAGGAAGCTGAGAAGCTCACAGGTTCCAGTGCAAG GTATGGAAAGATTTACTCGAAAGCTGCTAAAAGTTGTTTGGAGAAAGGTGCTGATTATGCTAAGAATGAAATCGAGCGGATCCATCGCATACTTGACAAG TCAATCAGCCCAGCCAAGGCAGACGAGTTCACCCTGAAGAAGAATGTTCTATCATCATTTGCTTGA